Proteins from a genomic interval of Uloborus diversus isolate 005 chromosome 4, Udiv.v.3.1, whole genome shotgun sequence:
- the LOC129220520 gene encoding adult-specific rigid cuticular protein 12.6-like: protein MLLRLVLVCGVVCAVTGQYHPNAYQNEYTTPRPRNYHPPAPVHYVNIGTELAGDYKFGYDTGKGPLGQSFREETRLPDGTVKGAYGILDENGKQRIIRYTAGKDGFRAEGDGLGPNGVAPGPAPQPQPYAAPAQQYNPAPAQQYNPAPAQQYHSAPAVQQYRPQPQQYRSAPAARYDSGQWDPRKDDPYYVDGPSFIDVERLSYNIGTAQQG, encoded by the coding sequence GTTCTCGTCTGCGGAGTGGTGTGCGCCGTTACCGGACAATACCACCCGAACGCCTACCAGAATGAATACACGACACCCCGTCCAAGGAACTACCACCCGCCCGCCCCTGTGCACTACGTCAACATCGGGACGGAGTTGGCAGGCGACTACAAATTCGGCTACGATACCGGGAAGGGACCATTGGGACAGAGTTTCCGGGAAGAAACACGCTTGCCCGACGGGACTGTCAAGGGAGCCTACGGGATTTTGGATGAGAACGGCAAACAGAGGATCATCCGATACACCGCCGGAAAGGACGGCTTCAGAGCCGAAGGAGATGGACTAGGACCAAACGGCGTGGCTCCAGGACCAGCCCCACAGCCTCAACCATACGCAGCCCCAGCCCAACAATATAACCCAGCCCCCGCCCAGCAGTACAATCCAGCTCCAGCGCAGCAATATCACAGTGCTCCAGCAGTGCAGCAATACCGCCCACAACCTCAACAATACAGATCCGCCCCCGCCGCGAGGTACGACAGTGGTCAATGGGATCCCAGGAAAGACGATCCATACTACGTAGATGGTCCCTCCTTCATCGACGTCGAGAGGCTGTCTTACAACATCGGCACTGCCCAACAGGGCTGA